TTCCAATTCAAAGGAAGCCCTAATTAAGGAGAAATTTCAGGAAACAGAACCACCAAAAACTTTTATGGAGAAACACGATTAAAACAAGAAACGAAGATCAAATTCAACGGGggaaaaaacaattgaaagcgGTATTGATGAGATCTTAGGTGCAGGGTAGTGGAAAGAGTAAGAACAGAATGAAGAGAAAGTAAAAACAGAGAGAAACATACCATCATCAGCTAGGATTTGCGAAGCGAAATGAgcaaaaacaagaagaataaGAGATAAGCATTTTCGAAATATAGGCGTATGGGCCATTGTTTTTTCGCCCAAATCTGAGTGTCTgccttgaagaagaagaacagtGATTTTGCTCTGAGCTCTCTCTCGCGGATGTTTTGTAGAGTGAGAGTGAGAGTGAGAGTGAGAGTGAGAGTGAGTGCTTCTCTTACCAAAAGATTCCACTTATAGTGTCCAACAAATGacattgaatttcttttttactattattattattcataaaatataatatttatttattaagctatattaaaaaataataaccacAACCCTTCCAACTTTACCTTTTATCTTTGAGGGAAAAATAAttcttctttaaatatttgttatatttgaagaaatttgaaattgttgaGGTTTGGGAGAAGGTGAAAAAGAGAAGGGGAGAGTGGGAAAGGGTTTAGGGGGTGTGTGAGTGTTGTGTTCCCATTAGAGTAGACGTTTATTTGCAATGAACCTCTTTTTTCCAACCCCTTTTTTTAAAGTCATCATCTCTTGTTTGCGTGTTTTGAGAAACGGACCGTGGTTTTATCTCTTCTCTGACTGGGTCCCATCCCCATCCTCCTCCCCCACCACCGCCGAGTCACTTCGTGGGTCCGTCAGATGGTCTCTCCACTTCTGGACACaccgtttttcttttttttttttctcacaccTTCTAATCAACTTTGTTTCGTAATCATCCacgaatcaaattttaaactatctttaatttttaattgtattgATCTCAATTTTGTTATGGGCATAGTTTCTGTAGGCTGGTTCATGTTTTGTTTgcattcttttactttcttttctattctgAATATATAtctgttattttaaaaatattttaaaaatatttatcaattatcaataaaataaattagtgaTCAAAAGATGaatgattgaatttttaatagaatatatactttcaccatttttttttctgaacaCATTCTTTCTTCGCTGACTTCTTTCTATGCATTAAAGAAACTAAAGGGATATCTTTTGCACACTTTTTATGTAGAAGCAGTGAGAAAATAAGAGACTTCCTTCTTTATCTTTAACCCACTTTGTCCCACTGACTAACCTATCACATGCCAACCTTTTTTTCTCCCATAGGAAAAGTACCCTTTTTATcagtaaaatttaaagaagGGGGTAATTTAGTTCTTCCTGTTTCAAATTACtcattttagtatttaaactattaaagATATGTTAAAAATTCTCTTACAAATATGTTCgtgtttaatttgaatagaaatATTACAAGATGGTTTATGTGGCAGGACgagttaaaaattaacatcaCCAAAGTCCTTTTGTGATTGTTAAAATTAACATtgaaagtacttttttttttgtgtggaaataactcaaaaataattaaaatcacaTTTATGACTTTAgaaataattcataaaatattaaaatggtATAAAAATGtgttgaaattataaaattagacATGTGGTTGAGTTTTGAGgattaaatgattttaataattttaaaatcattaacGACTTAGAAGCATATAATATACACTTAGTCCTTTTTCAGCAAATTAATTGAAAGATGGATTTAGTTGGAGGATTAACCCATAACCAACCCCACAATTATTGTCTCACATTTTGTTTGTAGTTGAATAACATCCACCTCGCTCTcatattgattattttaaaaggcAAAGTATATGGGCAAAGTATATGCCTATCTTTTTCTAGTAATTTGGCAATTCTAACGTCAACTTTTAAAGAACCCATAATCATGACTTATACAAATTTGGAACCAAAACATTAATTCAATCGTAGCTAAACTTCTTTTTCCACTTAAACCATCACTCCCACTATGTACACACACTACTACTAGCATGATGAAAAACCTCAATTGAAATTCTGAATATGCAGGTGTAATGATAACAATTCATTCCCTTTTAATATGGAAggttaattctttttttaaatgaaaagtaaaagtgATTGAAGTCAATGAAAACAACACTTTAGAGACTCCAACATACAATATTAAATCTCCAATTGatccaaaagtttaaatttgtagGTAAATATACATTTCAATTGCTAGTAATTTTTTAACTCAATCGAAGATAGTTAACCGAGGTTTTTCTCATCTTATAGTGAAGAAAGATTTCTGATATTACaactaaaaaacttaaaagactaaattaaaataacaaaacatgCACTCACACAATCGATGAATAGAATTGAAACGGTTGAATGTGAATAAATGGAAACAACTAGCCGCTACTGTAGTTCAAGTTCATACTCATATTCAACTtagtatttcaaatttcaaattttttttttaaaaattgtttgagaAAACACGAAAAATGGTTACATTGTGCACAAATTTTAATGATCatgatcaaaattatttgtttaagcTAGACTAAGATGTAGAgactagaaaaacaaaaaacctatatttgaaaaaaagaaaataattcaacGAAAGGTTAAATTATCGAGATATCAGTAATGCACCTCATGTGAATTGGCAAGTGAAACCTTCTATTCCATTTGATTTTACCATGACAGGCTTCCGTGAGCTAATGTGGTACGATTAGTTGCCAACCTAATTTAGATagaagattaaaagaaatatcaatGGCTCACAGTATTAAAcatattaattatgattttactgaaatgattgattaaaaGAAGCAATATTCACATTTTGTAAAAGTGGTCcttttatactttaaaaaatttatgtttattagcACAATTTCATACACAATGAAAACTctttaatacaaatttatggTTATCCTAAGAAATTTGGTgaatatggcaaaattttgatcaaacaaaatagcaattgaaaatattcaaaagaatACAGGAAATTTACCTTTCAACCGAACACAATTTTGGTATCATTGAATCTGAATATTGCCGTCCATTGGTAGAGGATGTGCTTCAGTATTGAATACATATTTATCCAATGGGATCGTGGAACTGTCCCCAAATAGCAAGTACAAATACTTGAGTGTCTCCCCCAGGAAGAATGTCTCCATTTTGTCCCTTCTCCGAGGAGGAATCGTAGTAACATCATCTAGTGATGTATATCCACCACTACTAACCTTTGTGTGCCTCTCGAATGCTTCGAAAATCTCCCACCCCCATGCACGATACCTGCAATATGTTCATGTAagcatccttttttttttttctctctcatccAATGTGAATAAACGAAACACAGTTATTGAACAATACAAGAGGCATGGTTAATGATATAGAAACCATACTTCGGATCGCCTGTGATACGATACAGGACAAACAATGACTCGACTGTTTCGGGCCGCATAAGATTATGACGATCCAGTGGCTTGATTATTATGTCATCAATGTATTtcgattttttatttccaccATCAAGGCCTTGTTCAGAATATTCCTGGACAAGCATGTGCGTGGAGTTTTTAGATTATTGGACAGCATGAAGAAATGGGGAAACATAGATATAGCGAACAAATTTACAATAGATGATGGGAAATTAATCCGACCTCGGTATGAAAATAAGCAATTTCTGGGGCAAGACCGGTAGAGGTTACTTCATACATTTCAAAGCAAGTTTTTGCAAGATCCTCTGCCAGATTTAAATTTTCCAGATCATCAAAGTTCAACAAGCTTTTACTCATGGCTTCTTCCTTGGTGATGCCCTTGGTAGCACCAAGAGCAAGGGTACCTGATAAGAAACATACCTAAAACAAGCACAAGTTTATTAGTTTAAGCacttttctaaaacaaaacaaggaTTACTATGATGCTTTATTATGTCACATAGCTTTATTCAGATAGCCAATAATCTAAAGAATCAAAgtattaatttgaaatcttgaTGTAGAACCCTTACAATTGAGCTGGTGCATAAATTAAGTCTTGAAATAAATTCACATCAGAATAATGAAGGAAAATGTGCAGGCTTAGTAAACTCATCAACTAAATACCGAAATAGATACAAGTCCAgatgaatttatatatatatatatatattgagcaGTATCACCGATGAATGAAATGGACAACAACAATGGGTAGAAGTAGAACCCAGCCACCATTACAAAGGACCTCCAACTAGCGAAAGGTGAGAGATTATGTATTAATCTATAAAGGGGGGCACATTTACACCAATAAAGAGCAGTAAAAAGCACAATCGTGAATTGCCCAAGTGTTAACCTATGAACGGGTAGGATGATAGCTAACggtcacttttatttttatctactatttattttaaaaactaaataaataaaggctTTCCTCATGTATACATTCCCCCCATTTACCAGTATATGCATGTCCTCTTTTCCCCAGCATCATCTAATCTCATCACCAAATAGACTTTCTCGCCAagctaaattaaaatatgaagtgGGCTTGGCTTTATAATTACCAAAATCCAGCCCCTTCATAAGTAAACTCAACAATCTCCCCACCAAATATGATGTTTTCTGTTGGATCTCATCTTTGCATAGAGTTTTGTATCCCAAGCACGTATGACACTTGCGTATGCCAAATGGGGGTTTTCTCCCCAAAAGCAACTTAAGAGACGTAACTTTTCCCTAGTACTTGAAGACCGACACACATCCTTTTTCACAATTGACGTAGGATAACGCAAGATTTACTCCCTATCTCCTTGTATTCATTAAAGAGAACAGGAAAGATATATTCACGTTGGCAATgacatttactttttttccgTTAGCATCCGTTCAATTGAATAACTAGTAGGCTATTAGATGTTATCTTGGAGACGTGTTCATACTACAAATAAATGGCAACACTGTACAGATAAAACGAAAAGAAGCCCTAAAGCATAAAATTTGCCTCACTGCATAGAAACAGATGAAACGGCCATTTGTGAACAAAGCAGCAGAGAAAGAAGTTTGTATAATGTGCTGTTTCCATTGTAACCCTAATACTGATCTTGAGGGCAAATGAATGTATAGAGCCCTATACTACATCAATCAACGAATACATATACCATCTTTATCATACGTcacattctttttcaaattttaaagcaTATTTCTAAGCAGCCAGAGACATTTCAAAGTAGAATACCTTAGACAAATCAAAAGTCAAACAACTCCCAAATTGGGGTTAATCTTCCAAATTTTTTCTCAGTTTGATCCAATGTTCCTTGATATATACCTTGACTATACCATAAGCTGGTCTACCAGAAACGTGCATATTTGATATGGGAGGAAATCATACATACCAGATGATCCATCTTCGGACTAATAGTAGAATCTGATCCATAGGGCAGTTCTCCAACAAAAACCAACCCATTTGGAATAGACTTCCGAACAAGAAGATGTTTAACACCTTTCATGGCTTCTTCATACATATCATGTAGGTAAGTGAAATTACTATTTCCGCTTGTTCGCTTCTGAAGCCACACTTTCAGTAGATACTCATAGTAGCTATCACCACGAGATCCCAGTCTTATGGTTTCACCACTAAATTTGCCAGTATGAGGGCTGCAATCGAGAAGaaaattacacaaaaataagtaaatttgGTCATCACCATATCCTCTAAGTTAAAGGAACATTTCAAGAACTGAAAAGCACGAGAGATTTAGAATGGTGGAAGGAACCACATTAGACCAAAACTCATGAAATTCAAAGCCAACCTTTTCAGGATTAATTTGTTAGGTACCCAAACCAGCACTTTCAAGAGGGCTGGAAATCCTCTCCCAAAATTCCCCAATTAGGAATTCACCATACAAAAATTTTCCCACTTCCTCTCAACCCACACcttctatttataataaaaaccTGAACAAACTTACTAACTAACTACTATATTGTCCCTTCTAAAACCATACTAATATTCAACTAATAATCTTATTATTTCCCTAATTAGGGTTCTTACATAATGCTTGAAAAGACTAACAGCCACAGGATCATATGTTCccgaaaaggaaaataaaactGATACAAGcgtaacaatttaatttctcttgGCTTCAGAAGAATAACATCTCTTGATTGGAAAGAGAATTTTGCCAACATGCCAAAGGGCTCAATTGAAGTCATATCTCAGACACTGAGATTATAATTGACAAAGATGATATTTCTTATGATACATTATTTAGGTTTGCCTATCTTGACACATCAGAATGATTTTGATGCCCAAAAAATTTCGTCTCAAATAATAGTGATTTCATTTATCCACAACGAGAAGCcagaaaaatatacatatcaataaaagaaaattgaaagtttgacataaaatatatactagTAATATTCATTGAATTGATTACATTCACGCACCAGTTTGTAATACATTAATACTGAAAGTCAGGTATACCAGAAAATGTCCCGGGAGATATGCTATCAACCCAGATGAAAACTAGAGAAGTTTACAAAAgaattcataatttaattttttttttttctgattcATCCACAGATCACGCAACAAAAGGGCATTCGAAGTTTGACACAAATGTTAAGACATATCCATACTGtctaaaataaagtaaattacTTATAGCCAGACATAAAAGCTCCATACCTAATATAGATGGGAACCAAACCTTCCACTTTTGGAAGGCTCTTCATGTGTTCCAAGACCTTCATAGCAGCAATTGAATACTTTGGGTCGCCTGAAACAGtactaagataattaaattccAGTTGCAAAGTGGATACTTCGGATGTACTACTTGATCCACCAGGAGCTGCATGGGCAGAGGAATCTTTTAAAACTACATCACAGAGAGGAATAGCAGTTGGACTGGAGGTAAAAGCACTTAGCAAACGATCAGCCAAGTTCTTCGCAATTTCTAGATAAACAGCAGGTTTGGGTCCTTCATTTCCAAAGGTCTTCCCATACTCTCCAGCTCTCAAATGATATGCACTCAAGAGACCACCTACAATACGTATGGTAGTTTCAAATAAATTGACTTGTCCTTTTTCCTTAATTCTATCCATAAGGTTTTTTTCAATCCATGAGCCTGCCTCAGAGACAATATCACTAGCGCCCATTATCATGGCAGTGTCAAGGGCATCCACAACTGTAGCACCTAAACCTCCCAACCCATCGGTTCCATGCTGGCTCAGTGGCATAAGTTCATCATACCCCATTGCATACCTTTTATAGCCGGACCATGCATGGATAAACGCATCCTTTACTTTCTGTTGCCTTGAAATCCATAAAGACTCAGAGATTAACGTGTTTGGATCGATATGATAGCTAGTATTGCTACCTTTTTCATCTGGTGGTAATTGAGGGGGAAGCCTAGGAGCTTTCCTCCATAAGTTCCTGAAGTTGATGCCACCATTATTTTTAATCTCTTGTTTCTCACTATTCTCGCTAACTTTGGCAAGTTTGTTGGGAACATGGACAGGAGTAGCACTTGTCAATAAAAGATATGCCAAACCGAAGATCAAAAGTAATACAAGAAATTTTCCTGTGCTACAACTTAGATAATCACGTTTTCTGCTACCAGTGAGTAAATTCTGAGTCATCACCTGAGAAAACGAGATGAGAACTTTGAGTCATaactcaaaacaaataatgtaCATCCCTATCAAATAACTCAGGGTTGATCCCATAAATGGAAGATTCTGATAAATGCAGTCTGTAACCAATAAGGATTAGTTCAAACAATACACTTCCTTTTGtataaaatctaatttttgtaccaccaaaataaaatatttattttactaggATAtgacataataaataaatacaaaattattatgcCACTATATTCCAtgttaagataattaaaaccGTACAAATTCCCAGAGTTACCAATCACAATGATCTCACAACGTGGGACGAGTATTTTGGAAATAAGTTGCATGTCCCACGTTCTAGACGAGCAGTTCAACATGTAAGGAGAAATTTGGAGGGAGAAATTTCTTGTCACTAAAAGTATTCTCTAGAATTATTCTTCCTTGAAAATTGATCTTCTCTGGTTCTTTCATATTGTCTGGGCAGTCATCCAAAAGTATTGGTAAGTCTGAAATTTACAGTAGAAGAAGACAACGTGTATAACCACCCATCACAGATTATACTTTTACGAACGACGTTGTGTGCTTTCACAACAATCACCGATGACCTAGTATCCATCACGCTACAGATTAAAGGTTGGTCAGTGGTCACAACAAACCAACAAGTAACCATAGAATCTAAACTGGCAACATAGCTCCTGGCAAATTCGCAAAACACAAGTATCTTCAGTCTCGCGTTTCTATGATAATTTACACCAGTTATGCACGCATTTCCAACGAAAATGACTATTCAAACAAATCCGAATATCAATTCCGTCGAGTTTCTAATCCTCCCCCGAGCCACCTCCATTCCAGAATCAACATCGCAGtcttaaaataaagtaaatggAATCGGCAATAAAATTTTCACCTCGAGAATCTAAAGTTTTTCCAGGCACAATCAAAGTTCAAGGAACGAACaattattaagaaataatCGTTGCTAGAATGTAACTAGAAAGCtaccaattcatccaaacaCTAAtcgaataaaaaaaaccacacaCATGGAGTGCCTGATAAGCAATCAGATTTCATGAAATCGAAATGGAGAAATTAAGTCAAGATCTAGCATAGAAAAACCTTGACGTAGGATCTCTGTCGAAACTTAGCATTGTCGTAATGAACATCCTTGACAGAGTAAGGTAGAGAACTCGACATATTCAATTAGATCACGTTCTAGGGCTTTCGTACGGTTGGCCTCCTCTCAGCTACGCACGGAGGCCTGAGTTGCAGAAAGAGAGACGCGGAGATTTAAAAATGGCAACGGATTCCTAATACCTCTTCTTACATCATCCGATCGACAATTACCGGTAGAAATGATCGGAAATTTTGAGCGGGAAATTGATTGGCGGCAATTGCAAGTATGGATTAAAAGCCCACAAGAAGTGAAGGTCTACGGGTcgtatagagagagagagaagaggagaggaagaagatgaacgaaatttgaaacaaataattattattccgCGAACATTACAATTTGGCATTAAGTAGGAAATGGGAATAGAACAATCAATTTATaccctccatttataataattatatcaatcaaataaacacTATACTTTAagttttccctttttctttttaaattgttcaatattttctttttatctatcaaaaattaatttaattagtattttttctaataacaaaataaattaaaatattaagttatagcaaaatatttatattttataactcCCTATCAATATATCACTACCcacacatatttaaaattagttaatgaataatttttacaaGTTTAGTATAATTGAACATGGAAGcaatcaaatttaacaaattccttttatttaataagCTTGTCACACATCACATATATCAAAGTGGAGATTCTATCGatctttaatcttttttgtttcatttaatttattgtttagttattttttaagatcGTCACAATGTGACTGACAGTTTTACATCgttataaatataagaaaaataaaaaatgtacttttaatcatttgggttatgtgtatataaattttcaaattttcgtTCTAATTAACACCAGTTAtggaataattttttcatcCAATAACCTAATACACTAACTTTAATTAGAACCTATATAGTttgacattatttatttttgtttagggtatatgtatgtatatatatagaacatGGTTGACCCATTAAACAGGGGACCAAATTACAACATTAAACTCATTTCTcaacaacaaataatataaattagaaaCCCCCATCCATCTCTACATATACATCATTCATTATATATCCACACCTCCCTCGAATAACAtctcctctttctttctcattctCCATTAAAAATTTGGCTCTCTCGTACCATTTTTGCACACAAAATGAAACTTACTCATCACCGTAACATCCAAATTAAAACCCTTTTGATTTCTCTTTctcaaaagtgaaaaatggGTTTCAAGATTCCCTCTTCATTCTCATCACCAAATTacctttgtttctttcaaatctctctctctcttattctcttcttcctcctaaCTCCCACCACCTCTTCCTTTAAACCCCTTCCCGGCCATGAACCAAGCAACGTCCGCCACCGTACCACCGTTGTCCATGGCAGCGCAATCACCACACTACGGCGAGAAGTAGATCAtcctcatcatcatcatcatgaATACAGAAGCAACAAATTAGAAATGGAGATCAAAATTAACAAGATAAGCAAGAAGATGATCAAAAGGAAGGTTGTAGTACTCCCGGGCGGGTTTAAAAGCAgtaatcataaaaataaaaacgatAAAGGAAGTGCTTTCTCTGCAATGCTTCCAAAGGGATTTGTTCCTCCTTCTGGTTCTTCCCCTTGTCATAACGAAGACCCTCAATCTTCATCTCTTGCTTTTTACTGCCATCTTGATCGCCCTTGATTATTAATCTGCCTCTTTTATCCATTTGGGCATTCTTTTTCAGGTGGGTTTCAGCTAAGTttcttgcttttgtttttttattctattataaAATCTCCCCCTTCTTGAAATTGTGACAAATTAAACAGTGTAATATGGTCtccatatataaatatatagaagaaaaaaaggaaaaccattactcttctcttcttctctctctttttgtatattatttagAATGTAATTGTTTACAACATAGAAATTTAGGAATTCGAAAAGTTATTTTCTTGGATTAACTATAAGCTGTCTCTCCAGATTTGTAGATAAAAACAAGTTATTTATATACTTCTGGAAAAACTTACATAGCATTGGAGAGTTTTAGTCTTTTAGAGACTTAGAGTGAGGAGTAATTAAAGTTCTGACTTAGGAGAGAACATATCAATGTTATTAATGATTAATGAAATGTGAAACTTTGTAAACTATCTTCGGTTCACAAGTGCTTTTCAAAGAAATAGATAAGTGATTTTGGAGGAAGTTTGAAAGGGAAAAATGAGAGCATAGAGTTGTTTGGTTTTGATAGCTAGGGAGggaattaagtttaattaataaagaatgtgggatataattaaatgaaagggTAAGTTTATTGAAGGAGGGAAACTAGGGAAGGAAAGAAGGGCATGTGAAGTTGCTTAGGTTATTGGAATTTGATTTTCGTAGCGTGCACTTCATgcatgaaatgaaatatatggAATTCGCTTTTTTCGAGATGTACGTTCGTATAGATCCACACATCCATCAAATTTCTACACTACAATTCatgttttcttattcttttatattcattCTTTTAGGGTCCAACAATCAATTCTTACCTATAATCTTCCAtacatgttttaattttgatagaaAGTATTAAGTACTAGATTATatattagtaaaatataaaatagtatttagttttagaattatttttttattaattatttaatttagaggTGAATTTAATGAAGATAAGAAATCAGtgatttatttcaatttaagattcaaatggatgaaattgaataattatacGAAGTCTAgagtataaattaatttgaaagttttggaagaacattttaatttctaatatcTCTTAGTAGGCTTGTAAACctcattaaatataataaacgaAAATTTGTGGACAAGTTATAAAACAAAGTTAGTTGTGTATATGGCTCTAAATGttctaaaaatttgaattatgttcGTATTGacttgaaaatataaagtttagagtaaaatgaatgagaaaaatgaagttgagATCTATGTAGGTTTGGGTTTCCATAGAATACTTTGGCTTTgatgtgattttgaaaaatacccaaaattgatatttgtttttcttgaaattaaagGAAAG
This DNA window, taken from Cucumis sativus cultivar 9930 chromosome 6, Cucumber_9930_V3, whole genome shotgun sequence, encodes the following:
- the LOC101216212 gene encoding mannosyl-oligosaccharide 1,2-alpha-mannosidase MNS3, with the translated sequence MSSSLPYSVKDVHYDNAKFRQRSYVKVMTQNLLTGSRKRDYLSCSTGKFLVLLLIFGLAYLLLTSATPVHVPNKLAKVSENSEKQEIKNNGGINFRNLWRKAPRLPPQLPPDEKGSNTSYHIDPNTLISESLWISRQQKVKDAFIHAWSGYKRYAMGYDELMPLSQHGTDGLGGLGATVVDALDTAMIMGASDIVSEAGSWIEKNLMDRIKEKGQVNLFETTIRIVGGLLSAYHLRAGEYGKTFGNEGPKPAVYLEIAKNLADRLLSAFTSSPTAIPLCDVVLKDSSAHAAPGGSSSTSEVSTLQLEFNYLSTVSGDPKYSIAAMKVLEHMKSLPKVEGLVPIYISPHTGKFSGETIRLGSRGDSYYEYLLKVWLQKRTSGNSNFTYLHDMYEEAMKGVKHLLVRKSIPNGLVFVGELPYGSDSTISPKMDHLVCFLSGTLALGATKGITKEEAMSKSLLNFDDLENLNLAEDLAKTCFEMYEVTSTGLAPEIAYFHTEEYSEQGLDGGNKKSKYIDDIIIKPLDRHNLMRPETVESLFVLYRITGDPKYRAWGWEIFEAFERHTKVSSGGYTSLDDVTTIPPRRRDKMETFFLGETLKYLYLLFGDSSTIPLDKYVFNTEAHPLPMDGNIQIQ